A genomic region of Melopsittacus undulatus isolate bMelUnd1 chromosome 5, bMelUnd1.mat.Z, whole genome shotgun sequence contains the following coding sequences:
- the LOC101877510 gene encoding suppressor of cytokine signaling 1-like gives MIRGRPDDQHNTHTTASHPQRQHRSVLPSPVPPGLPDRFRMFRSCEWEILERSLSILQASDFYWGPLSVGEAHAKLQQEPVGTYLVRDSSQGNCLFSLSVRMPTGPVSLRISFQEGYFRLKNWFSDCVVQLLELVVAGTRNNPLHFDEMGGTPLVFSEPLCRSRQAVPTLRELCCQSLPASAAAGDGAGLGAPRGCT, from the coding sequence ATGATCAGAGGGAGGCCAGATGATCAGCACAACACGCACACCACTGCTTCTCATCCGCAAAGACAGCATCGGAGTGTTCTCCCCAGCCCCGTGCCACCTGGCTTGCCCGATCGGTTCCGGATGTTTCGCAGCTGCGAATGGGAAATCCTGGAGCGATCCCTCAGTATCCTCCAGGCCAGCGACTTCTACTGGGGCCCCTTGTCTGTGGGAGAAGCTCATGCCAAGCTCCAGCAGGAGCCTGTCGGCACCTACTTGGTGCGTGACAGCTCGCAGGGCAACTGCTTGTTTAGCCTGAGTGTGCGGATGCCAACAGGACCCGTCAGCCTCCGAATCTCTTTCCAGGAGGGCTATTTTCGCCTGAAGAACTGGTTTTCGGACTGCGTGgtccagctgctggagctggtggtggCAGGGACCCGCAACAACCCCTTGCACTTTGATGAGATGGGGGGAACACCCCTCGTCTTCTCTGAGCCCCTGTGCCGGAGCCGCCAGGCAGTGCCTACGCTGCGAGAACTGTGCTGCCAGAGCCTGCCTGCTAGTGCtgcagcaggggatggagcagggctgggggctccTCGGGGATGCACCTGA